ATGAAGATTTGCAAAGCCAATTATCTCTAGATGCAGTGGTGACAGTGGTAGATGCCAAGCATATTTGGCAGCACTGGGATGCAGACGAAGCCCAAGAACAGATTGCTTTTGCCGATGTAATTTTACTTAATAAAACAGATTTAGTAGCGCCAGAAGAGTTGAATGAATTGGAGAAACGGATTCGGGCGATGAATGCGATCGCAAAAATCTACCGCACCCAAAATTCTGAACTAGGAATGGATGCTTTATTAGGTGTAAAAGCTTTTGATTTAGATCGTGCATTAGAAATTGATCCAGATTTCTTGGGAGAAGATGCCCACGTACACGATGAAACTGTATTTTCTGTGGCTTTAGTAGAAGCGGGTGCAGTTGATGGAGAAAAATTAAACGCTTGGCTTTCAGAGTTACTGCGTACTCAAGGCCCCGATATTTTTCGGATGAAAGGCATTTTAAATATTGCTGGAGAAGATAATCGATTTGTATTCCAGGGAGTACACATGATATTTGATGGCAAACCCGATCGCCCCTGGAAACCAAGTGAAACCCCCAAAAACGAACTAGTCTTCATCGGTCGCAACCTTGATGCAGCCCAACTCAAGCAAGATTTTCTCGCTTGTCTAGCTTAAATAGGCAGTGGAGAGTAGGGAATTTACCAGTTCCCCATTCCCCATTCCCCATTCCCCATCCCCTTTTACAAATATGAACACCACAACCAGCAAATCTAAGGAATTTGAACAACACTATTCGGGAACACTTTCAGATTATGTAACTGCGATCGCTTGGTCGCCACAAGGTAAAACTTTAGCAGCAACTTCTGCCGCCGGGGAAGTTGTTCTGTGGAATAATGGCGAACTCACAAGCTTACAAACTGGTAACGGTAAATCTGTAGACTGTCTAGCTTTTTCGCCAGATGGAAAATTTTTAGCCGTTGGTGGACAAGATGGACAGGTGAAAATTTGGCAGAATACTGAATTAATCGCCACTTTGGAAAATGCCCCCGCATGGGTTGACAAGCTAGCTTGGAATTACACCAGTAACCAACTAGCTTTTAGTTTGGGGCGTTATGTCCAAGTCTGGGATGCAGATACTCGTGAAATTGTTGTGACGCTGAATTTTGAAAACTCGTCAGTTTTGGGCATTGATTGGCGCATTGATGGGCAATACCTAGCCATTAGCGGTTATCAGGGTATCAAGATTTGGCATAGTCAAAACTGGGATGAAGAACCATACAACCTAGATATGACTACTGTCAGTGTGGCTATGGCTTGGTCGCCTGATGGTAAATACCTGGCTTCTGGCAACATGGATCGTAGTGTCACCGTTTTAGAATGGAACAACCCCGACCCTTGGGTGATGCGTGGCTTCCCTGGTAAAATTCGCCAATTGGCATGGTCAGAAGCTATGACCAAAGTCGGTGCGCCAATACTGGCATCTTCTAGCGTTGAAGGTATTGTGGTGTGGGAAAAGCTAGAGGATGACACTTTAGGTTGGGAAGCGCGAGTTTTAACAAATCATGTAGGTGTGATCAATGCGATCGCCTTTGCACCCAAAAGCTTCCTTCTCGCTTCTGCTGCTGCTGATGGCTGGTTATGTTTGTGGAACAAAGCCAAGGAAGTATCCCAAATTATCACAGGTGTCTCAGCAGGATTTTCCACCCTAGCTTGGCATCCCGAAGGTAAGTTACTGGCCGCAGGCGGTGAACAGGGCGAATTACTTGTTTGGTCAAAGGTTTTGCGGGGTCAAGGATTCGGGCGCAGTTAAGGTTGAAGCTAGGCAATTTATTAGCTATGCTGTATCAGCAAAGCTATCTTTGTGTAAATTATGAACATAGTCAAACTGATTTTACTCGCCTGTCCCGCATTTCTCGTATCCATGCTGCTGGTAGTCAATCCAGCAAACGCATCCAGCCTGCAATCTCTATACCCTACACAAATTGTTACGGTAGTATCTACACAACAAATTCCTGATCTGGTAACACCAATGTTGACTCAAACATCTAATCCGATTATTGATCAACTTGGTTGCAATTGTGCAAACTGTGTTCAGTCTAAATTTCAGTCTTTACAAGGCAAACTGCCATCTGTCGATTTTTAATAAAGTTAGAAGTTATGGATATTGTAGGGGCACAGCAATGCTGTGCCCTTATTAATTTTATAAGCTTTTTGTACGTAACTATCGCACTGGTTGCAGCATAATTATTGATGATATTCGCTAAAAGTCACGCCTGAAAAACGAAGTAGGCAAGTTGTTAAGTGAATCCCTGGATACTGAGAAAGCTGCTGGTAAAGTAGTAAGGTTGGTGCAATTGCCGTCTGCATCCAACCTGTTAAGCTCTTGTTAAAAGAGCTAGTCCGGGGATTAGAAAACTTGCTAGAGTGAACAGAGTTAGCCTTAATGTCTAATCGCCAAAACCTATACATCTCATGGATTTTGCTAATATTGCATCCCAGCTAAACGCTGGAACGATTTTACCAGAGGGGATTGTTATTCTCACCCTCTTGGGGGTTTTGATAGTTGATTTGATTTTGGGGCGTACATCCGCGCGCTGGATTGGATATCTAGCGATCGCAGGTTTATTTGCTTCGATTGTCGCCCTCTATTTTCAATGGGACTCTCCTAATCCCATCGGTTTTACCGGTAGCTTTAACAGTGATGACCTGAGTATCGTCTTTCGCGGCATTATTGCCTTATCTGCGATCGCCACTATACTGATGTCAATTCGCTACGTTGAGCAGAGTGGCACTGCTTTAGGCGAATTCATCGCTATTTTGCTGAGTGCTACTCTGGGAGGGATGTTTTTATCCGGGGCTAGTGAGTTGGTGATGATTTTCATCTCCCTAGAAACCCTGAGTATCTCCTCTTACCTGTTGACAGGTTATACCAAGCGTGACCCCCGCTCTAATGAAGCGGCGCTGAAATACTTGTTAATTGGAGCTTCCAGCACGGCAATATTTTTGTACGGTGTATCACTGCTGTATGGACTATCTGGA
This portion of the Nostoc sp. GT001 genome encodes:
- a CDS encoding GTP-binding protein; translation: MVADVINNSVPVTVLTGYLGAGKTTLLNHILTYEHGKKVAVIVNEFGEVGIDNQLIIDADEEIFEMNNGCICCTVRGDLIRIIGNLMKRRDKFDHLVIETTGLADPAPVIQTFFVDEDLQSQLSLDAVVTVVDAKHIWQHWDADEAQEQIAFADVILLNKTDLVAPEELNELEKRIRAMNAIAKIYRTQNSELGMDALLGVKAFDLDRALEIDPDFLGEDAHVHDETVFSVALVEAGAVDGEKLNAWLSELLRTQGPDIFRMKGILNIAGEDNRFVFQGVHMIFDGKPDRPWKPSETPKNELVFIGRNLDAAQLKQDFLACLA
- a CDS encoding WD40 repeat domain-containing protein; protein product: MNTTTSKSKEFEQHYSGTLSDYVTAIAWSPQGKTLAATSAAGEVVLWNNGELTSLQTGNGKSVDCLAFSPDGKFLAVGGQDGQVKIWQNTELIATLENAPAWVDKLAWNYTSNQLAFSLGRYVQVWDADTREIVVTLNFENSSVLGIDWRIDGQYLAISGYQGIKIWHSQNWDEEPYNLDMTTVSVAMAWSPDGKYLASGNMDRSVTVLEWNNPDPWVMRGFPGKIRQLAWSEAMTKVGAPILASSSVEGIVVWEKLEDDTLGWEARVLTNHVGVINAIAFAPKSFLLASAAADGWLCLWNKAKEVSQIITGVSAGFSTLAWHPEGKLLAAGGEQGELLVWSKVLRGQGFGRS